From the genome of Deltaproteobacteria bacterium, one region includes:
- a CDS encoding thrombospondin type 3 repeat-containing protein: MTKQSHRRNGFSAAAAFAQRCRQWRRYGALALFACGAFALPGRAITATPTPTPTPSLAPTPTVGPPTPTGTVTPSSPTPTLPPDTDADGWPDFADNCPTIPNSDQSNWDGDLLGDACDPCTDQDGDGFGSPGFPASVCPLDNCPYVFNPFQGDSDGDGVGDDCDNCAGPGRDTDLDTICDAADNCPLNANAGQADGNSDGVGDACTPTAITFVVLHRDCSVAGDHVLQFFVNNELLGNSPSSRDCDCNDQPLQASFTAPELLALYDPAGCNHFRVEVSGENSFAVGFVRVEITTLAGISSECLFDGYPGYGAAACETRDTCEFPYDYFTTTVDEPQDYDDLCFQADNCPAFYNPDQADSDGDGFGDACDDCYGAGQLDGDGDSVCNPSDNCLQFYNPDQADSNQDGVGDLCADDDGDGVVGAFDNCIDVPNADQANQDFDAYGDVCDSCTDQDYDGFGNPGFPSNECVTDNCPYASNVDQADTDGDGVGDVCDNCAGPGADSDGDGLCDGADNCPFAANVDQADGDQDGAGDACTATGITFSLLHHDCDGAGSHVFHLLVNGSEIGSAPSSQGCVCNAQPLTVVFTGTQTLALFDPAQCNDIRVTVTGANPLTLYLATVRVTIATAAASLEQCLFDGYSGNPLLVCRERNSCDYPGASSGVTDAGMFNDRDGLCPQVDNCANVFNPDQTDGDGDGFGDVCDYCIGAGAQDSDGDGFCDGADNCPLHYNPDQTNTDGDEDGDVCEDDDDDGVLNATDNCPDVANPTQDNFDYDQFGNACDPCTDADGDELGDFALASDTCPPDNCPFQYNPDQADSDGDGIGDPCDYCLGAGQYDYDGDGVCNAADNCPTFFNPDQTDTDQDGIGDPCEDDDGDGVPNASDNCPNLSNPDQSNYDYDQFGNACDPCTDADGDGFGDFALAGDACPADNCPYLYNPTQSDADSDGIGDPCDDDDGDGVQNSSDNCPAIANPSQANADGDVLGDACDPCTDQDGDGFGSPGFPASVCPIDNCPLASNPFQEDADGDGLGNVCDDCVGPGRDNDHDALCDGADNCPFVANADQADANEDGVGDACTVSSISAAILHRDCAGPGSHQFSLVLNGTTIASAPSSRDCNCNAEPLILAASDPTSLAGYDPSQCNDIRVEVTGQSYNLVLAQVRISVATPAGSLDQCLFDGYFGNPSPQCAPRDTCSPPNDTWVPTPFSVGGADTDGDGLCGAVENCPTVYNPDQSDGDGDGLGDACDYCFGSGGADSDYDGLCDGADNCPWFYNPEQSDNDGDGVGDQCDSEPTPTPTPTLTRTPSSTRTHTPTRTPTPTCAPGATCTPGPECGNGNTDVAEECDDGNTLGGDGCAANCTNETSVLFQLDSSGGPPRSRATVQTRDFALQMGLSGSQVNRMGKPGPDGVIPVAVRAEDVHFDPIPITGLVCACVRAVPFDDFGPGVSGRGEIGCGEGGLADVDSEASVDHNIGTVGVGGFTEADCVAAGGVVEDGSSAHPHPGVCNGPAYLAVSGGGPRGSAVLQSNMQVGVIADGGDCGVETTTKVCVGGQNPGASCTGNPGLCVGGDCLAAKGSDGIPCNEDDPLENRGAPVLNRYTTGTVSAMITHAKNEQYPIAAYELCGGYPCLTTATGTLFDCDQPPEEAGGVLASAYSALDSPQAGDNVVTTLLAQVGSTSAPTATSTTSFQPTATPTLPALPTNTVQIATPTLSATRTHTQTPIPTETLTPTLTATATITATATATVTPTATPTQTASATPTETATPSPTATPTVTDTATATATPTDTASATPTETATLTPTETPTATPTATETTTPTETATLTPTETPTATPTATPTVTSTATPTQSPTPVCVGDCGRDGEVTVDELVKGVNIALGNLPVTECASFDTNRDDEVTVDELVSGVNRALGGC; this comes from the coding sequence ATGACGAAGCAGTCGCATCGCAGAAATGGCTTCAGTGCCGCCGCAGCGTTTGCCCAGCGCTGCCGCCAATGGCGCCGCTATGGTGCGCTCGCACTATTTGCATGTGGAGCGTTTGCGCTGCCTGGGCGAGCCATCACTGCCACACCGACGCCGACCCCGACACCTTCGCTGGCGCCAACGCCGACAGTAGGCCCGCCCACGCCCACCGGAACCGTCACCCCGTCGAGTCCCACTCCGACGCTCCCGCCCGATACCGATGCGGACGGCTGGCCCGATTTCGCCGACAACTGCCCTACGATCCCCAACTCGGATCAGTCGAATTGGGACGGAGATCTCCTCGGCGACGCGTGCGATCCTTGCACCGACCAGGATGGCGACGGTTTTGGAAGCCCGGGCTTCCCGGCCAGCGTCTGCCCGCTCGACAACTGCCCGTACGTGTTTAACCCGTTCCAAGGCGACAGCGACGGCGACGGCGTCGGCGATGACTGCGACAACTGCGCCGGGCCGGGTCGAGACACCGACCTCGACACGATCTGTGACGCGGCCGACAATTGCCCCCTCAACGCGAATGCCGGCCAGGCCGATGGCAACAGCGACGGCGTCGGCGATGCCTGCACCCCCACCGCGATCACGTTTGTCGTCTTGCACCGCGACTGCAGCGTGGCGGGCGACCATGTCTTGCAGTTCTTCGTGAACAATGAGCTGCTGGGGAACTCGCCGTCTTCGCGCGATTGTGATTGCAACGACCAGCCGCTGCAGGCGAGCTTCACCGCCCCCGAGTTGCTCGCGCTCTACGACCCCGCCGGCTGCAATCACTTCCGTGTCGAGGTTTCGGGCGAGAACTCGTTCGCCGTCGGCTTCGTGCGGGTCGAGATTACTACCTTGGCCGGTATCAGCTCCGAGTGTCTTTTCGACGGCTACCCGGGTTACGGCGCGGCGGCCTGTGAAACTCGTGATACCTGCGAGTTCCCGTACGATTACTTCACAACCACGGTGGACGAGCCGCAGGACTACGACGACCTGTGTTTCCAAGCCGACAATTGCCCCGCTTTCTATAATCCCGATCAAGCCGACTCGGACGGCGACGGCTTCGGCGACGCCTGCGATGATTGCTACGGCGCGGGGCAGCTGGATGGCGACGGCGATTCGGTCTGCAACCCCTCCGACAACTGCCTCCAATTCTACAATCCGGATCAAGCCGACTCGAATCAGGACGGGGTCGGCGACCTCTGCGCCGATGACGACGGCGACGGCGTGGTCGGCGCTTTCGACAACTGCATCGATGTGCCCAATGCCGACCAGGCCAACCAAGACTTTGATGCCTACGGCGACGTGTGCGATTCCTGCACCGACCAGGACTACGACGGGTTTGGCAACCCGGGCTTTCCGAGCAACGAGTGCGTCACCGACAACTGCCCGTACGCATCCAACGTCGATCAGGCCGACACCGACGGCGACGGCGTCGGCGATGTCTGCGACAACTGCGCCGGACCGGGCGCCGACAGCGACGGCGACGGCCTCTGCGACGGCGCCGACAACTGCCCCTTCGCCGCCAACGTGGATCAGGCCGACGGCGATCAAGACGGCGCCGGCGATGCCTGCACGGCCACCGGGATCACCTTCAGCCTTCTCCATCACGACTGCGACGGCGCCGGCAGTCATGTCTTCCATCTGCTCGTGAACGGCAGCGAGATCGGCTCGGCGCCATCTTCCCAAGGCTGCGTCTGCAATGCTCAGCCATTGACGGTCGTCTTCACCGGCACCCAGACGCTCGCGCTCTTTGATCCGGCGCAATGCAACGACATCCGGGTCACGGTAACCGGCGCCAATCCGCTTACGTTGTACCTCGCGACCGTGCGGGTAACGATCGCCACCGCCGCGGCCAGCTTGGAGCAGTGCCTGTTCGACGGCTATTCGGGCAACCCGCTGCTCGTCTGCCGCGAGCGCAACTCGTGCGACTACCCGGGCGCAAGCAGCGGCGTGACCGACGCCGGCATGTTCAACGACCGAGACGGGCTGTGCCCGCAAGTCGACAATTGCGCCAATGTCTTCAACCCCGATCAGACCGACGGCGACGGCGACGGTTTCGGCGACGTGTGTGACTACTGTATCGGCGCGGGCGCGCAAGACTCCGACGGCGACGGCTTCTGCGACGGCGCAGACAATTGCCCGCTCCACTACAATCCGGACCAGACCAACACTGACGGTGACGAAGACGGCGACGTCTGCGAGGACGACGACGATGACGGCGTGCTCAACGCCACCGACAATTGCCCCGACGTCGCCAACCCGACCCAAGACAACTTCGATTACGATCAATTCGGCAACGCCTGCGACCCCTGCACCGATGCCGATGGCGACGAGCTCGGCGATTTCGCCCTCGCCAGCGATACCTGCCCGCCCGACAATTGCCCCTTCCAATACAACCCCGACCAAGCCGACAGCGACGGCGACGGCATCGGCGACCCGTGTGACTACTGCTTGGGTGCCGGCCAGTACGACTATGACGGCGACGGCGTGTGCAACGCCGCCGACAACTGCCCGACTTTTTTCAATCCCGACCAGACCGATACCGACCAAGACGGTATCGGCGACCCGTGCGAGGACGACGACGGCGACGGCGTGCCGAACGCGTCCGACAACTGCCCGAACCTCTCGAATCCGGACCAGAGCAACTACGACTACGATCAGTTCGGTAACGCTTGCGATCCCTGCACCGATGCCGATGGCGACGGCTTCGGCGACTTCGCCCTCGCCGGCGATGCTTGCCCCGCGGACAACTGCCCCTACCTATACAATCCCACCCAGAGCGACGCCGATAGCGACGGCATCGGCGACCCCTGCGATGACGACGACGGCGACGGGGTGCAAAACTCCTCCGACAACTGCCCGGCGATTGCAAACCCCTCTCAGGCCAACGCCGACGGCGACGTTCTCGGCGACGCTTGCGATCCGTGCACCGACCAGGACGGCGACGGTTTTGGAAGCCCGGGCTTCCCGGCCAGCGTCTGCCCGATCGACAACTGCCCGCTGGCGTCCAACCCGTTCCAGGAAGACGCCGACGGCGACGGCTTGGGCAACGTCTGCGACGACTGCGTCGGCCCGGGGAGAGACAACGATCACGACGCCCTCTGTGACGGTGCCGACAACTGCCCCTTCGTTGCCAACGCCGATCAGGCCGACGCCAATGAGGACGGCGTCGGTGATGCCTGCACCGTCAGCTCAATCAGCGCCGCGATTCTACACCGGGATTGCGCCGGCCCGGGCAGCCATCAATTCAGCTTGGTACTCAACGGCACAACGATCGCCTCCGCGCCGTCGTCGCGCGACTGCAACTGCAACGCGGAGCCGTTGATACTGGCGGCTTCGGATCCGACGAGCCTGGCGGGCTATGACCCGTCGCAGTGCAACGACATTCGCGTCGAAGTTACCGGTCAGTCCTACAACCTCGTCCTCGCCCAGGTGCGGATCTCGGTCGCGACGCCGGCGGGCAGCTTAGACCAGTGTCTGTTTGACGGCTATTTCGGAAATCCCAGTCCACAGTGCGCGCCGCGCGACACGTGCAGCCCGCCGAACGACACCTGGGTGCCAACGCCGTTCTCCGTTGGCGGCGCCGATACCGACGGCGACGGCCTTTGTGGCGCCGTCGAGAACTGCCCGACCGTCTACAATCCCGATCAAAGCGACGGCGACGGCGACGGGTTGGGTGACGCCTGCGATTACTGCTTCGGATCGGGTGGCGCCGACAGCGATTACGATGGGCTGTGCGATGGTGCCGACAACTGCCCGTGGTTCTACAACCCCGAGCAGAGCGACAACGATGGCGACGGCGTCGGCGATCAGTGCGACAGCGAGCCGACGCCGACCCCGACGCCCACCCTGACCCGTACTCCGTCGTCGACGCGAACCCACACGCCGACCCGCACGCCGACGCCCACCTGCGCCCCCGGCGCGACCTGCACGCCGGGGCCGGAGTGCGGAAACGGTAACACCGACGTGGCGGAAGAGTGCGACGACGGGAATACCCTCGGCGGCGACGGCTGCGCCGCCAACTGCACCAACGAGACGTCCGTGCTTTTTCAGCTCGATAGTTCCGGCGGACCGCCTCGCTCGCGTGCCACGGTGCAGACGCGGGATTTCGCGCTGCAGATGGGCCTCTCCGGCAGCCAGGTCAACCGCATGGGAAAACCGGGACCCGACGGGGTCATCCCGGTTGCCGTACGCGCCGAGGACGTTCACTTCGATCCGATTCCCATAACCGGGCTGGTATGCGCATGCGTGCGCGCCGTGCCGTTCGACGACTTCGGCCCCGGGGTTTCGGGCAGGGGTGAAATCGGGTGCGGCGAAGGCGGCTTGGCCGACGTGGACAGCGAGGCGTCCGTGGACCACAACATCGGCACCGTCGGCGTCGGCGGATTCACGGAAGCCGACTGCGTGGCGGCAGGCGGCGTTGTGGAAGACGGCTCTTCGGCCCATCCGCATCCGGGAGTCTGCAACGGCCCCGCGTACCTCGCGGTTTCAGGCGGCGGCCCCCGAGGCTCGGCGGTGCTGCAAAGCAACATGCAGGTCGGCGTAATTGCCGACGGCGGCGATTGCGGCGTCGAAACAACGACCAAGGTGTGCGTCGGGGGCCAGAACCCCGGCGCGAGCTGCACCGGCAATCCGGGCCTGTGTGTAGGCGGGGACTGCCTCGCCGCCAAAGGCTCCGACGGCATTCCCTGCAACGAGGACGATCCGTTGGAGAACCGGGGGGCGCCGGTCCTCAACCGCTACACGACGGGGACAGTCAGCGCGATGATCACGCATGCGAAGAACGAACAGTATCCCATCGCTGCGTACGAACTCTGCGGCGGCTACCCTTGCCTGACGACCGCTACCGGCACCCTGTTCGACTGCGATCAGCCGCCTGAGGAAGCCGGCGGCGTCCTGGCGAGCGCCTACAGCGCCCTCGACTCGCCGCAGGCCGGGGATAACGTTGTGACCACGCTCCTGGCCCAAGTGGGATCGACCAGCGCACCCACTGCCACTTCAACAACCTCGTTCCAACCGACGGCCACGCCGACCTTGCCGGCGCTGCCGACCAATACCGTGCAAATTGCCACGCCGACGCTGAGCGCGACCCGCACGCATACCCAGACTCCAATTCCGACCGAGACGCTGACACCGACGCTCACTGCCACGGCGACAATTACCGCCACCGCTACGGCCACCGTGACGCCAACGGCAACGCCCACGCAAACTGCAAGCGCCACGCCGACCGAAACCGCCACCCCGAGCCCGACCGCCACCCCGACCGTGACCGACACTGCCACGGCCACGGCAACGCCCACCGACACCGCCAGCGCCACACCGACCGAAACGGCTACGCTGACGCCGACTGAGACCCCGACGGCTACTCCGACCGCGACCGAGACCACGACTCCGACCGAGACTGCGACGCTAACACCGACCGAGACCCCGACGGCTACACCAACCGCCACGCCCACGGTAACGTCCACCGCTACCCCCACGCAGTCGCCGACTCCGGTGTGCGTCGGCGACTGTGGGCGGGACGGCGAGGTCACGGTCGATGAGCTGGTGAAGGGGGTGAACATCGCACTCGGCAATCTGCCGGTGACGGAGTGCGCCAGCTTCGACACGAACCGCGACGACGAGGTTACCGTTGACGAGTTGGTCAGCGGTGTGAACCGGGCGCTGGGCGGGTGCTGA